In a genomic window of Methanoregula sp. UBA64:
- a CDS encoding response regulator — MISALYVDDEPALLEIGRIFLEQAGDIRVDTVNSAPEALKKIRSGSYDVVISDFQMPVMDGIAFLRALRAENSLLPFIIFTGKGREDVVIEALNCGADHYIQKGGAPKAQFAELTHTIRRAVERKRANDTILHLNRIYSVLSRTNKAVIQIRTKRELLSEACRIAVEEGKFLMAWIGIVDPATKKVNPVAACGYEEGYLSKLSITADNVPQGMGLTGLAIREGRPMICNDILSDPRMGKYRDEAIRRGYRSSVALPLRNGTAIVGAMRIYADEPGFFNDKELELLQELVEDISFALGLMNDAPDARPTDP; from the coding sequence ATGATCTCTGCACTATACGTCGATGACGAGCCGGCCCTGCTTGAAATCGGCAGGATCTTTCTTGAACAGGCAGGGGATATCCGGGTGGATACGGTAAACTCTGCACCCGAGGCCTTAAAAAAGATCCGGTCGGGTTCCTATGACGTGGTGATCTCCGATTTCCAGATGCCGGTGATGGACGGGATTGCTTTTTTGAGGGCACTCAGAGCGGAAAACTCTCTTCTCCCTTTTATCATCTTTACCGGGAAAGGGCGCGAGGATGTGGTGATCGAGGCGCTCAACTGCGGGGCGGACCATTATATCCAGAAAGGGGGAGCCCCAAAAGCGCAGTTTGCAGAACTGACGCATACGATCCGCCGGGCCGTGGAGCGCAAACGTGCAAACGATACCATCCTGCACCTCAACCGGATCTATTCGGTCCTCTCACGGACCAACAAGGCCGTGATCCAGATCCGGACAAAGCGGGAGCTGCTCAGCGAGGCCTGCCGGATCGCAGTCGAAGAGGGAAAGTTCCTGATGGCATGGATTGGCATCGTCGATCCCGCCACGAAGAAGGTCAACCCCGTTGCGGCCTGCGGGTACGAAGAAGGATATCTCAGTAAACTGTCCATTACCGCGGATAACGTCCCGCAGGGGATGGGACTGACCGGCCTTGCCATCCGCGAGGGCCGGCCCATGATCTGCAATGACATCCTCTCCGACCCGCGGATGGGAAAATACCGGGACGAGGCAATCCGTCGGGGCTACCGGTCTTCCGTTGCGCTCCCGCTCCGGAACGGTACCGCGATTGTGGGCGCAATGCGGATCTATGCAGACGAGCCCGGGTTTTTTAACGACAAGGAACTGGAGCTGCTCCAGGAACTGGTAGAGGATATTTCCTTTGCACTGGGCCTGATGAACGATGCTCCCGATGCACGGCCAACGGATCCGTAA
- a CDS encoding tyrosine-type recombinase/integrase has translation MDSVKGKKIDNFIQNYTGTTRTGYRSSIYQFLNYKFKFSRERRNPTPEERTHYEEMAEIYLSSGEINVLKDLRGFKDWMFSDKRPPHSISQNIANVRVWLEHYGFEMSAKEVRELKKYLPRQRTAVTREDEVTGETIRTLLSHANPTLRAIILLMYSSGIRIGELVKLHLDDIDMEKNTIYISDLISKNRESRITFFTDEAKDALQIYLKERDRVMARAAKCTKQFGHIYRGGDEIFAGATSTIRQAFSKTLKRAAFYRADPRTGRGTIHPHILRKYFISTMKLQGCPDDVVEALAGHSGYLSTAYRRYPDSALREQYNKYSAALTIRDYGYERRKQLEDQVGTISDRHAILEQENTVLREKVIQLELLQHQIMTALQSDPQFKDKMIIGKENKRVIISTKTIV, from the coding sequence ATGGACTCTGTTAAGGGGAAAAAGATCGATAATTTTATCCAAAACTATACTGGCACAACTCGAACAGGATATCGATCCAGCATTTATCAATTTCTCAATTACAAGTTCAAATTCTCCCGTGAACGTCGTAATCCCACTCCGGAAGAGCGCACACATTATGAAGAGATGGCTGAGATCTATCTTTCCTCAGGGGAAATTAACGTTTTAAAAGATCTCAGAGGGTTTAAAGATTGGATGTTTTCTGATAAACGTCCCCCTCATAGTATTAGTCAAAATATTGCGAATGTCAGAGTCTGGTTGGAACATTATGGTTTTGAGATGTCGGCAAAAGAAGTACGCGAGCTTAAAAAGTACTTGCCTCGCCAGAGAACGGCGGTAACAAGGGAAGATGAAGTTACTGGAGAGACTATTCGAACCCTTTTATCGCATGCAAATCCAACGCTCAGAGCAATCATTTTACTCATGTATTCATCAGGCATACGTATTGGTGAGCTCGTTAAATTGCACCTAGATGACATAGACATGGAGAAAAATACAATTTACATCTCAGATTTGATCTCTAAAAACAGAGAAAGTCGTATCACCTTTTTTACGGACGAAGCAAAGGACGCGTTACAGATTTACTTGAAAGAACGCGACCGAGTAATGGCAAGAGCGGCCAAGTGTACCAAACAATTTGGCCACATTTACAGGGGAGGAGACGAGATATTTGCTGGTGCAACATCAACAATTCGCCAGGCATTTAGTAAAACACTCAAGCGGGCAGCATTCTATCGTGCAGATCCGCGAACAGGCCGAGGTACAATCCATCCACATATCCTTCGTAAATATTTTATATCGACGATGAAACTACAAGGGTGCCCTGATGATGTTGTTGAGGCGTTGGCAGGGCATTCCGGTTATTTGAGCACAGCTTATCGTCGATATCCGGATAGTGCACTCCGTGAACAGTACAACAAATACAGTGCGGCGTTGACAATTCGAGATTATGGATATGAACGGCGCAAACAACTGGAAGATCAGGTAGGTACAATATCTGATCGTCATGCAATATTGGAACAAGAGAATACTGTGTTGAGAGAGAAAGTTATACAGTTAGAATTACTGCAACACCAGATAATGACTGCTCTGCAATCCGATCCTCAGTTCAAAGATAAAATGATAATCGGGAAAGAAAATAAGCGTGTTATCATTTCAACAAAGACCATCGTGTAA